In Leifsonia sp. ZF2019, a genomic segment contains:
- a CDS encoding F0F1 ATP synthase subunit gamma produces MGAQLRVYRQKIRSAQTTKKITRAMELISASRIQKAQARVAASSPYARAITRAVSAVATYSNVEHVLTTEPEKIERAAIVIFSSDRGLAGAFNSNVLKESEKLAELLRSQGKDVVYFLIGRKAQGYFSFRRRAFERVWTGNTDAPEFEQAKEVSDAILESFLRDASDGGVDEIHVIYNRFVSMLTQEPQVVRLLPLEVVEGVEEPDRSQVLPLYEFEPDVETVLDSLLPVYIESRIFNAMLQSAASKHAATQKAMKAASDNADKLITDYTRLANNARQAEITQQISEIVGGADALSGAK; encoded by the coding sequence ATGGGAGCACAGCTTCGGGTCTACCGGCAGAAGATCAGATCTGCCCAGACGACCAAGAAGATCACCCGTGCGATGGAGCTGATCTCCGCCTCACGCATCCAGAAGGCGCAGGCGCGGGTGGCCGCCTCGTCGCCGTACGCCCGCGCGATCACGCGCGCGGTGTCGGCGGTGGCGACCTACTCGAACGTCGAGCACGTCCTGACCACGGAGCCGGAGAAGATCGAGCGCGCCGCGATCGTCATCTTCTCGTCGGACCGCGGCCTCGCGGGCGCGTTCAACTCGAACGTGCTCAAGGAGTCGGAGAAGCTCGCCGAGCTGCTCCGCAGCCAGGGCAAGGACGTCGTCTACTTCCTCATCGGACGCAAGGCGCAGGGCTACTTCAGCTTCCGTCGGCGCGCGTTCGAGCGGGTGTGGACGGGCAACACCGACGCGCCGGAGTTCGAGCAGGCCAAGGAGGTCAGCGACGCGATCCTGGAGTCCTTCCTGCGCGACGCATCGGACGGCGGCGTGGACGAGATCCACGTCATCTACAACCGCTTCGTCAGCATGCTGACCCAGGAGCCGCAGGTCGTCCGCCTCCTCCCGCTGGAGGTCGTCGAGGGTGTGGAGGAGCCGGACCGCAGCCAGGTCCTCCCCCTCTACGAGTTCGAGCCGGACGTCGAGACGGTGCTGGACTCGCTGCTCCCGGTCTACATCGAGAGCCGCATCTTCAACGCCATGCTGCAGTCGGCCGCCTCCAAGCACGCTGCGACGCAGAAGGCGATGAAGGCGGCGAGCGACAACGCCGACAAGCTCATCACCGACTACACGCGCCTCGCGAACAACGCCCGTCAGGCCGAGATCACCCAGCAGATCTCCGAGATCGTCGGCGGCGCGGACGCGCTGAGCGGCGCCAAGTGA
- a CDS encoding F0F1 ATP synthase subunit delta produces the protein MGSATREALARSVSALSGLGAKADLATAEDLFAAGRVVADSAQLRAVLSDPSADPAGKTALVQRIFGSLSAPAVELLVSVASGRWSGQDDLLDAVEELGIRSIAASAPRNLDIAAELFAFGGAVTSDAELELALRSKLAAPEAKAALVDRLLEGKASAQTVAIVRQLVLQPRGRSIRESLRSAARIVAAQDGRTIATVITAQPLAAAQAERLRSTLAAKYGDLKLNLVVDPTIIGGLRVQIGDDVIDGSIASRLSELRLQLAG, from the coding sequence ATGGGAAGCGCCACCAGAGAAGCATTGGCCCGCTCCGTCTCGGCTCTGTCCGGGCTCGGGGCCAAGGCCGATCTGGCGACGGCTGAAGACCTGTTCGCCGCAGGACGAGTCGTCGCCGACTCCGCCCAGCTCCGTGCGGTCCTCAGCGACCCCTCGGCCGACCCGGCCGGGAAGACCGCGCTCGTGCAGCGCATCTTCGGTTCGCTCTCCGCCCCGGCGGTCGAGCTGCTGGTCTCCGTCGCCTCCGGCCGCTGGTCAGGGCAGGACGACCTGCTCGACGCCGTGGAGGAGCTGGGGATCCGGTCGATCGCCGCGTCTGCGCCCCGCAACCTCGACATCGCGGCCGAGCTGTTCGCGTTCGGAGGGGCCGTGACCTCCGACGCGGAGCTCGAGCTCGCGCTGCGCAGCAAGCTCGCGGCGCCCGAGGCCAAGGCCGCGCTCGTCGATCGGCTGCTCGAGGGCAAGGCGTCCGCCCAGACGGTCGCCATCGTGCGCCAGCTGGTGCTCCAGCCGCGCGGCCGCAGCATTCGCGAGTCGCTCCGGTCGGCTGCCCGGATCGTGGCGGCGCAGGACGGCCGCACCATCGCGACGGTCATCACCGCGCAGCCGCTGGCTGCCGCTCAGGCGGAGCGCCTGCGCAGCACCCTGGCCGCGAAGTACGGCGACCTCAAGCTCAACCTGGTCGTCGACCCGACGATCATCGGAGGACTGCGCGTCCAGATCGGCGACGACGTCATCGACGGCAGCATCGCCTCGCGCCTCTCCGAACTTCGACTTCAGCTGGCGGGCTGA
- a CDS encoding TetR/AcrR family transcriptional regulator, with translation MIREDAPSAEAGPERLAREARSRAQPLSPDDRKAMIIDAVIPLLIEHGRGVTTRQIAEAAGIAEGTVFRAFGDKETLVAAAIEKYLDPEPLRDALRAIDPALPLEHKIRAVIFLMRERFQSVMRMMAVIGPERPSVPQERHEFAHIIARIIEPEAAALNLPPERVAYVLRLISFSSAFPALNEGIEFSVDELARIALLGVAGRPFVVFTPSGAAPAADAAHH, from the coding sequence GTGATCAGGGAAGACGCCCCCTCCGCGGAGGCCGGGCCGGAGCGACTCGCGCGCGAGGCGCGATCGCGCGCGCAACCCCTCTCGCCGGACGACCGCAAGGCCATGATCATCGACGCGGTCATCCCGCTGCTCATCGAGCACGGCCGCGGGGTGACCACCCGTCAGATCGCGGAGGCCGCGGGCATAGCGGAAGGCACCGTCTTCCGTGCCTTCGGCGACAAGGAGACCCTGGTCGCCGCCGCGATCGAGAAGTACCTCGATCCCGAGCCGCTCAGGGACGCGCTGCGGGCGATCGATCCCGCCCTGCCGCTCGAGCACAAGATCCGCGCGGTCATCTTCCTGATGCGCGAGCGCTTCCAGAGCGTGATGCGCATGATGGCCGTCATCGGTCCGGAGCGTCCGAGCGTGCCGCAGGAGCGCCACGAGTTCGCGCACATCATCGCCCGCATCATCGAGCCGGAGGCGGCGGCCCTCAACCTCCCGCCGGAGCGCGTCGCCTACGTGCTCCGTCTGATCAGCTTCTCGTCCGCGTTCCCGGCCCTCAACGAGGGGATCGAGTTCAGCGTGGACGAGCTCGCCCGGATCGCGCTCCTCGGCGTCGCCGGGCGCCCGTTCGTCGTCTTCACGCCCTCGGGCGCCGCTCCCGCCGCCGACGCGGCTCACCACTAG
- the atpD gene encoding F0F1 ATP synthase subunit beta produces the protein MTTATAEAQASTAQPAGVGRIARVTGPVVDIEFPHDSIPGIYNALKTTITIGEQSTEITLEVAQHLGDDLVRAIALKPTDGLVRGGEVRDTGAPISVPVGDVTKGKVFDVTGQVLNAEPGEKIEITERWPIHRQPPSFDQLESKTQLFETGIKVIDLLTPYVQGGKIGLFGGAGVGKTVLIQEMIQRVAQDHGGVSVFAGVGERTREGNDLIHEMEEAGVFDKTALVFGQMDEPPGTRLRVALSALTMAEYFRDVQKQDVLLFIDNIFRFTQAGSEVSTLLGRMPSAVGYQPNLADEMGLLQERITSTRGHSITSLQAIYVPADDYTDPAPATTFAHLDATTELSREIASKGLYPAVDPLTSTSRILDPRYLGEDHYRVATTVKQILQKNKELQEIIAILGVDELSEEDKITVSRARRIQQFLSQNTYMAKKFTGVEGSTVPLKDTIESFDAIAKGEFDHVAEQAFFNVGAISDVEEKWAQIQKENG, from the coding sequence ATGACTACCGCTACCGCCGAGGCCCAGGCTTCGACCGCGCAGCCGGCCGGCGTGGGACGCATCGCCCGCGTCACCGGTCCGGTCGTCGACATCGAGTTCCCGCACGACTCGATCCCGGGCATCTACAACGCTCTGAAGACCACCATCACCATCGGTGAGCAGTCGACCGAGATCACCCTCGAGGTCGCCCAGCACCTCGGTGACGACCTGGTCCGCGCCATCGCGCTGAAGCCGACGGACGGCCTCGTCCGCGGCGGCGAGGTCCGCGACACCGGCGCCCCCATCTCGGTGCCCGTCGGCGACGTGACCAAGGGCAAGGTGTTCGACGTCACCGGCCAGGTGCTCAACGCCGAGCCGGGCGAGAAGATCGAGATCACCGAGCGCTGGCCGATCCACCGCCAGCCGCCGTCGTTCGACCAGCTCGAGTCGAAGACCCAGCTCTTCGAGACCGGCATCAAGGTCATCGACCTCCTGACGCCGTACGTGCAGGGTGGCAAGATCGGCCTCTTCGGTGGTGCGGGCGTCGGCAAGACCGTCCTCATCCAGGAGATGATCCAGCGCGTCGCGCAGGACCACGGCGGTGTGTCGGTGTTCGCCGGTGTCGGCGAGCGCACTCGTGAGGGCAACGACCTCATCCACGAGATGGAGGAGGCGGGCGTCTTCGACAAGACCGCGCTCGTCTTCGGCCAGATGGACGAGCCGCCGGGAACGCGTCTGCGCGTCGCCCTGTCGGCGCTGACGATGGCGGAGTACTTCCGCGACGTGCAGAAGCAGGACGTGCTGCTCTTCATCGACAACATCTTCCGCTTCACCCAGGCCGGCTCCGAGGTCTCGACCCTGCTGGGCCGCATGCCGTCCGCCGTGGGCTACCAGCCGAACCTCGCCGACGAGATGGGCCTCCTCCAGGAGCGCATCACCTCGACGCGTGGACACTCGATCACCTCGCTGCAGGCGATCTACGTCCCCGCGGACGACTACACCGACCCGGCGCCGGCGACCACCTTCGCCCACCTCGACGCCACGACCGAGCTCTCCCGTGAGATCGCGTCGAAGGGCCTGTACCCGGCCGTCGACCCGCTGACGTCGACCTCGCGCATCCTCGACCCCCGTTACCTGGGCGAGGACCACTACCGCGTGGCAACCACGGTCAAGCAGATCCTGCAGAAGAACAAGGAACTGCAGGAGATCATCGCCATCCTCGGTGTCGACGAGCTCTCCGAAGAGGACAAGATCACGGTGTCGCGTGCGCGCCGCATCCAGCAGTTCCTCTCGCAGAACACCTACATGGCGAAGAAGTTCACCGGTGTCGAGGGCTCGACCGTTCCGCTCAAGGACACCATCGAGTCGTTCGACGCCATCGCCAAGGGCGAGTTCGACCACGTCGCCGAGCAGGCCTTCTTCAACGTCGGTGCGATCTCTGACGTCGAGGAGAAGTGGGCGCAGATCCAGAAGGAGAACGGCTGA
- a CDS encoding aldo/keto reductase codes for MANIDYRTLGDSGLVVSTIGLGCNNFGRTGTVTETQEGTDAVIGAAIDAGVTFFDTADIYGAERGLSESLMGKALAGKRDRIVLATKFGMDMAGTNGPDWGARASRRYIRLAVEASLRRLRTDWIDLYQLHRPDGVTPIEETLATLDDLIAEGKIRYIGHSNLAGWQIAEAEFTARLHGHPKFVSAQNEYSLLVRDAEREVLPAVTAYGLGFLPFFPLYNGLFTGKFSREGGPADSRIMMIRKHLLDDAPWDRIEEYQAFCDERGVTMLAATFAWLLAQPGLTSVIAGATKPEQIVANAEAATAWTPTVEEVARISEIFAVVP; via the coding sequence ATGGCGAACATCGACTACCGCACGCTCGGCGATTCCGGCCTCGTCGTCTCGACGATCGGTCTCGGCTGCAACAACTTCGGCCGCACCGGCACCGTCACCGAGACGCAGGAGGGCACCGACGCCGTGATCGGCGCCGCCATCGATGCGGGCGTCACGTTCTTCGACACGGCCGACATCTACGGCGCCGAGCGCGGGCTCTCGGAGTCGTTGATGGGCAAGGCCCTCGCGGGCAAGCGCGATCGCATCGTCCTCGCCACCAAGTTCGGCATGGACATGGCGGGGACCAACGGCCCCGATTGGGGAGCGCGCGCTTCACGCCGCTACATCCGCCTGGCGGTGGAGGCCTCGCTGCGCCGCCTCCGCACCGACTGGATCGACCTCTACCAGCTGCATCGGCCGGACGGCGTCACACCGATCGAGGAGACCCTCGCGACCCTCGACGACCTGATCGCCGAAGGCAAGATCCGGTACATCGGCCACTCCAACCTGGCCGGCTGGCAGATCGCCGAGGCGGAGTTCACGGCTCGACTGCACGGGCATCCGAAGTTCGTCTCCGCGCAGAACGAGTACAGCCTGCTCGTACGCGACGCGGAGCGCGAGGTCCTTCCGGCGGTCACCGCCTACGGCCTGGGGTTCCTGCCTTTCTTCCCGCTCTACAACGGTCTCTTCACCGGCAAGTTCTCGCGGGAGGGTGGCCCAGCCGACAGCCGCATCATGATGATCCGCAAGCACCTGCTCGACGACGCGCCCTGGGACCGCATCGAGGAGTACCAGGCGTTCTGCGACGAGCGCGGGGTGACCATGCTCGCGGCGACCTTCGCGTGGCTGCTCGCGCAGCCGGGACTCACGAGTGTGATCGCCGGTGCCACGAAGCCGGAGCAGATCGTGGCGAACGCCGAGGCGGCCACCGCGTGGACGCCGACCGTCGAGGAGGTGGCGCGCATCTCGGAGATCTTCGCCGTCGTGCCGTAG
- a CDS encoding YaaA family protein, translating to MLILLPPSETKRDGGVGAPLDLDLLSHPSLTSVRREVIDAVLTLSADRDAAVRALKLGPKQAGEVDRNRAILTSPTMSALERYTGVLYDALAPQTLAPDALGFAASTVAVQSALLGLVGAADLIPAYRLSFDSRLSFERGVPSLKRRWAPTSGAVLEERDGLILDLRSEGYAALGPIPRRRGAHYVRVLARDESGNVRALNHFNKQAKGLLTRALVEAGIDFATTTDLLDWAATERYELAGAADGSGDLELVVPEVAGSPDRLMAVLRSDAA from the coding sequence GTGCTGATCCTCCTGCCGCCCTCCGAGACGAAGAGGGACGGGGGAGTGGGTGCGCCGCTCGACCTGGACCTGCTCAGCCACCCCTCGCTCACCTCCGTGCGTCGCGAGGTCATCGACGCTGTGCTGACGCTCTCGGCGGATCGCGACGCTGCGGTCCGCGCGCTCAAGCTCGGCCCCAAGCAGGCCGGCGAGGTCGATCGCAACCGCGCCATCCTCACCTCACCGACGATGTCCGCACTCGAGCGGTACACCGGAGTGCTCTACGATGCGCTCGCGCCGCAGACGCTGGCACCGGACGCGCTGGGATTCGCTGCGTCCACCGTCGCAGTGCAGTCGGCGCTGCTCGGCCTCGTGGGTGCGGCGGACCTCATCCCGGCCTACCGGCTGTCGTTCGACTCGCGACTCTCGTTCGAGCGCGGGGTGCCGTCGCTCAAGAGACGCTGGGCGCCGACGTCGGGCGCCGTGCTGGAGGAGCGAGACGGTCTCATCCTGGATCTCCGGTCCGAGGGCTATGCCGCGTTGGGGCCGATCCCGCGTCGGCGCGGGGCCCATTACGTCCGCGTGCTCGCCCGCGACGAGAGTGGAAACGTCCGTGCCCTCAATCACTTCAACAAGCAGGCCAAGGGCCTGCTGACCCGCGCCCTCGTCGAGGCCGGCATCGACTTCGCCACGACCACGGACCTGCTCGACTGGGCAGCGACCGAACGGTACGAGCTGGCGGGGGCCGCGGACGGCTCGGGCGATCTCGAGCTCGTGGTCCCGGAGGTCGCCGGTTCGCCCGACAGGCTGATGGCCGTATTGCGGAGCGACGCCGCGTAG
- a CDS encoding AAA family ATPase, protein MAEPAAPLDRQFGDVRVPVLVVMAGLPGSGKSTIGEIVASRIGATAISVDPIEASILRAGIDSDQPTGLAAYLVAETMAEQVLVSGRSVVVDAVNAVEPARLQWRDLAERCGVSLHVVETVCDDEELHRDRLSKRETPITGYAVEQSIEDYAEWKGASAALPRITLDTSQPLGQNVEAAVAFVGR, encoded by the coding sequence ATGGCGGAGCCGGCAGCCCCCCTCGACCGCCAGTTCGGTGACGTCCGCGTCCCCGTGCTGGTGGTGATGGCGGGGCTGCCCGGCTCCGGCAAGTCCACGATCGGCGAGATCGTCGCGAGCCGCATCGGCGCGACCGCGATCTCCGTCGATCCCATCGAGGCGTCGATCCTGCGCGCAGGCATCGACTCCGACCAGCCGACCGGCCTCGCCGCCTACCTCGTGGCGGAGACCATGGCCGAGCAGGTGCTCGTCTCGGGCCGCTCCGTCGTCGTCGACGCGGTGAACGCGGTCGAGCCGGCCCGCCTGCAGTGGCGGGATCTCGCGGAGCGCTGCGGCGTCTCCCTGCACGTCGTGGAGACCGTCTGCGACGACGAAGAGCTGCACCGCGACCGGTTGAGCAAGCGCGAGACGCCGATCACGGGCTACGCCGTCGAGCAGAGCATCGAGGACTACGCGGAGTGGAAGGGCGCCAGCGCGGCGCTGCCCCGCATCACCCTGGACACCTCCCAGCCGCTCGGCCAGAACGTCGAGGCGGCGGTCGCCTTCGTCGGACGCTAG
- a CDS encoding DNA-3-methyladenine glycosylase I → MSIDETNAAATNAAATNAAGRAIDSDAGSTPVRAALARGDDGLDRCSWSASDAEYRRYHDEEWGREQRDPRALYEKLSLEGFQAGLSWITILRRRPAFREVFLGFEPERVAAMTEDDVLRLLGDERIIRHRGKIEATISNARAVLGLDVPLEELLWGFAPPRAPESARPRAWGDVPAVTPESTALSKELRRRGFRFVGPTTMYALMQATGMVDDHFAGCFRAA, encoded by the coding sequence ATGAGCATCGACGAGACGAACGCCGCCGCCACGAACGCCGCCGCCACCAACGCCGCTGGCCGCGCCATCGATTCCGACGCAGGATCCACTCCGGTGCGCGCCGCCCTGGCCCGGGGCGACGACGGTCTCGACCGCTGCTCCTGGTCCGCCTCCGATGCGGAGTACCGCCGCTATCACGACGAGGAGTGGGGCCGCGAGCAGCGCGATCCGCGTGCGCTGTACGAGAAGCTCTCCCTGGAGGGGTTCCAGGCGGGGCTCTCGTGGATCACAATCCTGCGCCGTCGCCCGGCCTTCCGGGAGGTGTTCCTCGGCTTCGAGCCGGAGCGGGTCGCGGCGATGACGGAGGACGACGTGCTGCGCCTGCTCGGAGACGAGCGGATCATCCGGCACCGCGGCAAGATCGAAGCGACGATCTCCAACGCGCGCGCCGTCCTCGGCCTCGACGTGCCCCTCGAGGAGCTTCTGTGGGGCTTCGCTCCCCCGAGGGCTCCGGAGAGCGCACGGCCGCGCGCGTGGGGCGACGTGCCGGCCGTCACGCCCGAATCGACCGCTCTGAGCAAGGAGCTGCGCCGACGGGGCTTCCGCTTCGTCGGGCCGACCACCATGTACGCCCTGATGCAGGCGACCGGGATGGTGGACGACCACTTCGCCGGGTGCTTCCGGGCCGCCTGA
- the atpA gene encoding F0F1 ATP synthase subunit alpha, which translates to MADIQISPDEIRDALKDFVSQYEPTKAETTEVGHVLDASDGIAHVEGLPGVMANELIRFANGTLGLAQNLDENEVGVVVLGEFDQIVEGMEVTRTGEVLSVPVGDGYLGRVVDPLGNPIDGLGEIASEGRRELELQAPGVMQRKSVHEPLQTGIKAIDAMIPVGRGQRQLIIGDRQTGKTAIAIDTIINQKANWESGDVNKQVRCIYVAIGQKGSTIASVKGALEDAGAMEYTTIVAAPASDPAGFKYLAPYTGSAIGQHWMYGGKHVLIIFDDLSKQAEAYRAVSLLLRRPPGREAYPGDVFYLHSRLLERCAKLSDELGAGSMTGLPIIETKANDVSAYIPTNVISITDGQIFLQSDLFNANQRPAVDVGISVSRVGGDAQVKSIKKVSGTLKLELAQYRSLEAFAMFASDLDAASRRQLARGARLTELLKQPQYSPYPVEEQVVSIWAGTNGKLDEVAVEDVLRFESELLDHLRRNTDILTTLRETNVLDDSTVEALGAEVDKFKLEFQTGEGKPLASVGREEFEAIAEEDVDQERIVKAKR; encoded by the coding sequence ATGGCAGACATTCAGATCAGCCCCGACGAGATCCGGGACGCGCTCAAGGACTTCGTGTCCCAGTACGAGCCGACCAAGGCGGAGACCACCGAGGTCGGACACGTCCTCGACGCCTCCGACGGCATCGCGCACGTCGAGGGCCTCCCGGGCGTGATGGCCAACGAGCTCATCCGCTTCGCGAACGGCACCCTGGGCCTGGCCCAGAACCTCGACGAGAACGAGGTCGGCGTCGTCGTCCTCGGCGAGTTCGACCAGATCGTCGAGGGCATGGAGGTGACCCGCACCGGCGAGGTCCTCTCCGTGCCGGTCGGCGACGGCTACCTCGGCCGCGTGGTCGACCCGCTGGGCAACCCGATCGACGGTCTCGGCGAGATCGCCTCGGAGGGTCGCCGCGAGCTCGAGCTCCAGGCCCCCGGCGTCATGCAGCGCAAGTCGGTGCACGAGCCGCTCCAGACCGGCATCAAGGCCATCGACGCCATGATCCCCGTCGGCCGCGGCCAGCGTCAGCTGATCATCGGCGACCGCCAGACCGGCAAGACGGCCATCGCGATCGACACGATCATCAACCAGAAGGCCAACTGGGAGTCGGGCGACGTCAACAAGCAGGTCCGCTGCATCTACGTCGCCATCGGCCAGAAGGGCTCGACCATCGCCTCGGTGAAGGGCGCGCTCGAGGACGCCGGCGCGATGGAGTACACCACCATCGTCGCGGCCCCCGCCTCCGACCCGGCCGGCTTCAAGTACCTCGCCCCGTACACCGGCTCCGCCATCGGCCAGCACTGGATGTACGGCGGCAAGCACGTCCTCATCATCTTCGACGACCTGTCGAAGCAGGCAGAGGCCTACCGCGCCGTGTCCCTCCTCCTCCGCCGTCCGCCGGGACGCGAGGCCTACCCGGGTGACGTCTTCTACCTGCACTCCCGCCTGCTGGAGCGTTGCGCCAAGCTCTCCGACGAGCTGGGCGCCGGCTCGATGACCGGTCTGCCGATCATCGAGACCAAGGCGAACGACGTCTCCGCGTACATCCCGACCAACGTGATCTCGATCACCGACGGCCAGATCTTCCTCCAGTCGGACCTCTTCAACGCCAACCAGCGTCCCGCCGTGGACGTCGGAATCTCGGTCTCCCGAGTCGGCGGCGACGCGCAGGTCAAGTCGATCAAGAAGGTCTCCGGCACGCTCAAGCTCGAGCTCGCCCAGTACCGCTCGCTCGAGGCGTTCGCGATGTTCGCGTCCGACCTCGATGCGGCCAGCCGCCGCCAGCTCGCCCGTGGCGCGCGCCTCACCGAGCTGCTCAAGCAGCCGCAGTACTCGCCGTACCCGGTGGAGGAGCAGGTCGTCTCGATCTGGGCCGGCACCAACGGCAAGCTGGACGAGGTCGCCGTCGAGGACGTGCTCCGCTTCGAATCCGAGCTGCTCGACCACCTGCGCCGCAACACCGACATCCTGACCACGCTCCGCGAGACCAACGTCCTCGACGACAGCACGGTCGAGGCGCTCGGCGCCGAGGTCGACAAGTTCAAGCTCGAGTTCCAGACCGGAGAGGGCAAGCCGCTCGCCTCGGTCGGGCGCGAGGAGTTCGAGGCCATCGCGGAAGAGGACGTCGACCAGGAGCGCATCGTCAAGGCGAAGCGCTGA
- a CDS encoding methylated-DNA--[protein]-cysteine S-methyltransferase, giving the protein MTSFAYLLRTTSPIGRIELTGDGDAVTSLSIERGGRLPLDEHPERSGGVLDEAARQLAEYFAGDRREFDVPVRFEGTPFRRAVWERLQSLEFGTLTSYGELGLSLGYSGYGRAIGGAVGANPVPIIVGCHRVLSTSGKVTGYSGGEGVPTKLWLLEHEGILLAA; this is encoded by the coding sequence ATGACCAGCTTCGCGTACCTCCTCCGCACCACGAGTCCGATCGGCAGGATCGAGCTCACCGGCGACGGCGATGCCGTGACCTCGCTCTCGATCGAGCGCGGCGGCCGCCTCCCGCTCGACGAGCATCCTGAACGCAGCGGGGGCGTCCTCGACGAGGCGGCGCGCCAGCTTGCGGAGTACTTCGCCGGCGACAGGCGCGAGTTCGACGTGCCGGTGCGGTTCGAGGGCACACCGTTTCGACGAGCGGTGTGGGAGCGGCTGCAGAGCCTCGAGTTCGGCACGCTCACCTCGTACGGCGAGCTCGGGCTCTCGCTCGGCTACAGCGGGTACGGGCGCGCCATCGGCGGCGCCGTCGGAGCGAACCCGGTGCCGATCATCGTGGGCTGCCACCGCGTGCTGTCCACGAGCGGAAAGGTGACGGGCTACAGCGGCGGCGAGGGCGTCCCGACCAAACTGTGGCTCCTGGAGCACGAGGGGATCCTGCTGGCCGCATGA
- a CDS encoding F0F1 ATP synthase subunit epsilon has protein sequence MAVLNVSVVAADHEVWSGEASMVVARTVEGQIGILPGHEPLLAILASGEVRVTLNGGESITAQADDGFLSVENNTVTVVARQAELV, from the coding sequence ATGGCTGTTCTCAACGTGAGCGTCGTCGCCGCCGACCACGAAGTGTGGTCGGGCGAGGCGAGCATGGTCGTTGCTCGGACCGTGGAAGGGCAGATCGGTATCCTGCCCGGCCACGAGCCGCTGCTGGCCATTCTCGCCTCCGGCGAGGTGCGCGTGACCCTGAACGGCGGGGAGTCGATCACGGCGCAGGCCGACGACGGCTTCCTCTCCGTGGAGAACAACACGGTCACCGTCGTGGCCCGCCAGGCGGAGCTCGTCTGA